The following proteins are encoded in a genomic region of Haloarcula salinisoli:
- the tmk gene encoding dTMP kinase → MLVTLEGLDGSGKTTVWERLRADDEVEATFTREPTDSWYGEAVMRSIQNDGADSLAELFLYTADHAAHLADTVRPALEDDSLVVSDRYSDSRYAYQGATLADSDHFDDPLAYVKQVHEPWTRPPDLTVYLDLDPETAARRSGATNKFETAEYLADVRANYERLIDAEPDRFVRVDATQDPETVYEQVRDALA, encoded by the coding sequence ATGCTCGTTACGCTGGAGGGGCTCGACGGCAGCGGGAAGACGACGGTGTGGGAGCGGCTACGGGCCGACGACGAGGTCGAAGCGACCTTCACCCGCGAACCGACCGACAGCTGGTACGGCGAGGCCGTCATGCGCTCTATCCAGAACGACGGCGCCGACTCGCTGGCCGAGCTCTTTCTCTACACGGCCGACCACGCGGCCCACCTGGCCGACACCGTTCGGCCTGCTCTCGAAGACGACTCGCTGGTGGTCTCAGACCGCTACTCCGACTCCAGATACGCCTACCAGGGTGCGACGCTGGCCGACAGCGACCATTTCGACGACCCACTGGCGTACGTCAAGCAGGTCCACGAGCCCTGGACGCGACCGCCGGACCTGACGGTGTATCTCGACCTCGACCCGGAGACGGCCGCCCGCCGCAGCGGCGCCACGAACAAGTTCGAGACGGCGGAGTACCTCGCCGACGTCCGTGCGAACTACGAACGACTCATAGACGCTGAGCCAGACCGCTTCGTCCGGGTCGACGCCACCCAGGACCCCGAGACTGTCTACGAGCAGGTCCGCGACGCGCTGGCGTAG
- a CDS encoding J domain-containing protein: MQYDRLTKGIAVVFGVLTAVLTVVGLLSSPAVLFLALMFGASTYLMYYHLSGRMAASVYERVEQRAATDGRGAPGDGRGGFGAGPREEWEPPRDGRARRTAERVRQERARRQQARGGRQGTGRRRQPVQQASGPTPAEAYDRLDLDPSADESDVKQAYRERVKETHPDTDSGNEREFKRVKAAYETLTDE, encoded by the coding sequence GTGCAGTACGACCGGCTTACCAAGGGAATCGCGGTCGTCTTCGGCGTCCTCACAGCCGTGCTGACCGTGGTGGGATTGCTGTCCAGCCCGGCCGTGCTCTTTCTGGCGCTGATGTTCGGGGCCTCGACGTACCTGATGTACTACCACCTCAGCGGACGGATGGCCGCGAGCGTCTACGAGCGCGTCGAGCAACGGGCTGCGACCGACGGTCGTGGCGCCCCAGGCGACGGCCGCGGCGGCTTCGGCGCGGGGCCCCGCGAGGAGTGGGAGCCACCCCGGGACGGCCGGGCGCGCCGCACCGCAGAGCGGGTCCGTCAGGAACGAGCCCGCCGTCAGCAGGCTCGGGGCGGACGCCAGGGGACGGGGCGACGACGCCAGCCCGTTCAGCAGGCGTCGGGGCCCACCCCAGCGGAGGCCTACGACAGGCTCGACCTGGACCCTAGTGCCGACGAGAGCGACGTCAAGCAGGCCTACCGCGAGCGGGTCAAGGAGACCCATCCGGACACTGACAGCGGGAACGAACGGGAGTTCAAGCGCGTGAAGGCGGCCTACGAGACGCTGACCGACGAATAG
- a CDS encoding Lrp/AsnC family transcriptional regulator, whose translation MASAFIMIKTVAGKSEDLLAAVRESEGITEAHIVAGQYDIIAEATGEEVYDVMQSVSTRVRDLDGVADTRTYICLE comes from the coding sequence ATGGCATCCGCGTTCATCATGATAAAGACGGTCGCGGGCAAGTCCGAGGACCTGCTCGCCGCCGTCCGGGAGTCCGAGGGTATCACGGAGGCTCACATCGTCGCGGGACAGTACGACATCATCGCCGAGGCCACAGGCGAGGAAGTGTACGACGTGATGCAGTCTGTCTCGACACGCGTCCGGGACCTGGACGGGGTCGCGGACACCCGGACCTACATCTGTCTGGAGTAG
- a CDS encoding DUF5813 family protein, with protein sequence MTDVPDDVADVFDARETFVPGGSGYVVETTSFEGHVTASEGEKWRTDYEVTVRAPTLQAATADDVGPAVRDGWFETFERRLEDAPKATRVAVDLDDYTVEEDGEEVVVTYRFSLGGEREAADVAKTFVEYVEGTYVEGIVPGYDYVGVVADLLSAASTGGSEGSRGGTPL encoded by the coding sequence ATGACTGACGTGCCAGACGACGTCGCAGACGTGTTCGACGCCCGCGAGACCTTCGTGCCAGGCGGCAGCGGCTACGTGGTCGAGACGACGAGTTTCGAGGGCCACGTCACCGCGAGCGAGGGCGAGAAGTGGCGAACCGACTACGAGGTGACCGTTCGAGCGCCGACGCTGCAGGCCGCGACCGCCGACGATGTCGGCCCGGCCGTCCGTGACGGCTGGTTCGAGACCTTCGAACGGCGACTCGAAGACGCGCCGAAGGCCACCCGCGTCGCGGTCGATCTGGACGACTACACCGTCGAGGAAGACGGCGAGGAGGTCGTCGTCACCTACCGCTTCAGCCTGGGCGGCGAACGCGAGGCCGCCGACGTGGCCAAGACCTTCGTCGAGTACGTCGAGGGGACCTACGTCGAAGGTATCGTCCCCGGCTACGACTACGTCGGTGTCGTCGCCGACCTGCTGAGCGCCGCGAGCACCGGCGGCAGCGAGGGGAGTCGCGGCGGGACCCCGCTGTAG
- a CDS encoding winged helix-turn-helix domain-containing protein, translated as MDTVLWQTLAGTRGGPNRARVLRALDDQPRNANQLAEDLDLAYNTIRHHLEVLEENGVITSSDASYGVIYLPSERAQNHWDTVEQILTQVDD; from the coding sequence ATGGATACGGTCCTCTGGCAGACGCTTGCCGGCACACGCGGGGGACCGAACCGCGCTCGTGTCCTCCGTGCGCTGGACGACCAGCCGCGGAACGCCAACCAGCTCGCCGAAGACCTCGACCTGGCGTACAACACGATTCGGCACCATCTGGAGGTCCTCGAAGAGAACGGTGTCATCACCAGCAGCGACGCCAGCTACGGGGTCATCTATCTCCCGAGCGAGCGGGCACAGAACCACTGGGACACGGTCGAGCAGATACTCACACAGGTGGACGACTGA
- the cofC gene encoding 2-phospho-L-lactate guanylyltransferase, with translation MRLVVPVSGSDPKTRLSSLLTPDERREFTEAMLADVIGALDAAGHSPAVVATAPVTCDAPVTVDERGLDSLVNGLLAETNGELAVVMADLPLLTPATVERLFAPDADVVLAPGTGGGTNAFVSCHPDFRVDYHGASIRDHRRIAREVGATVAEVDSRRLATDIDEPDDLPEVLLHSNGAAADWLRDAGFELVTDGGRVTVERA, from the coding sequence ATGCGACTCGTCGTCCCCGTCTCGGGGTCCGACCCGAAAACCCGCCTCTCCTCCCTTCTCACGCCTGACGAGCGCCGCGAGTTCACCGAAGCGATGCTCGCGGACGTCATCGGGGCTCTCGACGCGGCGGGCCACAGTCCGGCGGTCGTCGCGACCGCGCCGGTCACGTGTGACGCGCCCGTCACCGTCGACGAGCGGGGGCTCGATTCGCTCGTCAACGGGCTGCTCGCCGAGACGAACGGTGAACTGGCCGTCGTGATGGCCGACCTCCCGCTGCTCACGCCAGCAACCGTCGAGCGGCTATTCGCCCCCGACGCCGACGTGGTGCTGGCGCCCGGCACCGGCGGCGGGACGAACGCCTTCGTCTCCTGCCACCCCGACTTTCGTGTCGACTACCACGGCGCGTCGATTCGGGACCACCGCCGGATTGCCCGCGAGGTCGGCGCGACTGTCGCCGAAGTTGACTCGCGCCGACTGGCGACGGATATCGACGAGCCCGACGACCTCCCGGAAGTCCTGCTTCACAGCAACGGCGCCGCCGCCGACTGGCTCCGCGACGCCGGCTTCGAACTCGTCACCGACGGCGGCCGCGTGACGGTCGAACGGGCCTGA
- a CDS encoding phosphoglycolate phosphatase, which yields MTETPPLVVDIDGTLTDETRAVDPRVFPVLSEWPEPVVVATGKAMPYPIALCEFVGIDYTVIAENGGVVFVEATDTLQIEGDKAACLAVAEAYRDMGYEMGFGEVDLANRWRETEVVVDLSQPEEPLRRLAEEHGLEFLDTGFAYHVTDASIDKGTGLDAVCAELGLEPADFLAVGDSENDAELFDVAGESVAVANADETALARADRVTEASYADGFLEAVEPYR from the coding sequence ATGACCGAGACGCCGCCGCTGGTGGTCGATATCGACGGCACGCTCACCGACGAAACCCGGGCCGTCGACCCGCGCGTGTTTCCCGTGCTCTCGGAGTGGCCCGAGCCGGTCGTCGTCGCGACGGGCAAGGCGATGCCGTATCCCATCGCCCTCTGTGAGTTCGTCGGCATCGACTACACTGTCATCGCGGAGAACGGCGGGGTGGTGTTCGTCGAGGCCACGGACACGCTCCAGATAGAGGGCGACAAGGCGGCGTGTCTCGCTGTCGCCGAGGCGTACCGAGATATGGGCTACGAGATGGGCTTTGGCGAGGTCGACCTGGCGAACCGGTGGCGCGAGACCGAGGTCGTCGTCGACCTGTCCCAGCCCGAGGAACCGCTGCGCCGCCTCGCAGAGGAGCACGGACTGGAATTTCTGGACACTGGTTTTGCCTACCACGTCACCGACGCCAGTATCGACAAGGGCACCGGACTGGACGCTGTCTGTGCCGAGCTGGGTCTCGAACCGGCCGACTTTCTCGCGGTCGGTGACTCCGAGAACGACGCCGAGCTGTTCGACGTGGCCGGTGAGTCGGTGGCGGTCGCCAACGCCGACGAGACGGCGCTTGCTCGGGCGGACCGCGTGACCGAGGCGAGCTACGCCGACGGCTTCCTCGAAGCGGTCGAACCGTACCGATAA
- a CDS encoding potassium channel family protein, with protein sequence MLYVIVGAGRVGLRTARVLRESGHEVTLIELDESAIERAEAAGFDVIAGDGALEETLESANLDEADALGALTGDLNNNFVACMIAKEHGCRTVMRIDEDYREEIYRRYASDVDEVIYPERLGAIAAKNALLGGNIRAIADIAQHLQLVEFTITDSSPMKGYSLSELELPANTKLMAHGKGDAPLTTPDLDQTLDAGDHLVILADFDTLSDVRSIVAGESGPTKALGGA encoded by the coding sequence ATGCTATACGTTATCGTGGGTGCCGGGCGGGTCGGCCTCCGGACTGCACGGGTACTCCGGGAGAGCGGCCACGAGGTCACGCTCATCGAGCTCGACGAGAGCGCCATCGAGCGGGCGGAGGCCGCCGGCTTCGACGTCATCGCCGGTGACGGGGCGCTGGAGGAAACCCTCGAATCGGCCAACCTGGACGAGGCGGACGCCCTGGGTGCGCTGACCGGCGACCTCAACAACAACTTCGTCGCCTGCATGATAGCCAAAGAACACGGCTGTCGCACCGTCATGCGTATCGACGAGGACTACCGCGAGGAGATATACCGGCGCTACGCCTCCGACGTCGACGAAGTCATCTACCCCGAGCGGCTCGGCGCCATCGCCGCGAAGAACGCGCTGCTGGGCGGAAACATCCGCGCCATCGCCGACATCGCCCAGCACCTCCAGCTCGTCGAGTTTACAATCACCGACTCCTCACCGATGAAAGGCTACTCGCTCTCCGAACTCGAACTGCCCGCCAACACCAAGCTGATGGCCCATGGGAAAGGCGACGCACCGCTGACGACGCCCGACCTCGACCAGACGCTCGATGCCGGCGACCACCTCGTCATCCTGGCGGACTTCGACACCCTCTCTGACGTCAGAAGCATCGTCGCCGGTGAGAGCGGCCCCACCAAAGCGCTGGGAGGTGCCTGA
- a CDS encoding Lrp/AsnC family transcriptional regulator, which produces MVTAYVMVKAHTGDADRLKREIAAIDGVEEAHIVAGDVDLIAKVRVETPAAVKDVAATHVQDIEGVESTQTYIAMD; this is translated from the coding sequence ATGGTCACCGCTTACGTCATGGTCAAGGCCCACACCGGCGACGCCGACCGCCTGAAACGCGAGATAGCGGCCATCGATGGCGTCGAGGAAGCCCACATCGTCGCCGGCGACGTCGACCTCATCGCCAAGGTGCGCGTCGAGACACCCGCCGCCGTCAAGGACGTGGCCGCGACCCACGTCCAGGACATCGAGGGCGTCGAGTCCACGCAGACGTACATCGCTATGGATTAG
- a CDS encoding ferredoxin: protein MTEADEPVDPSEFGEQNAPPVEDKPYKIIFEANKCFGAGKCAEVSTNWSLDLDTGIAQPNAYFFGEDELDHNVEAAEICPAKKDRGVIHIVDRRTNEEIAPDPAGDGSLSVDW, encoded by the coding sequence ATGACAGAGGCCGACGAACCCGTCGACCCAAGCGAGTTCGGGGAGCAGAACGCGCCGCCGGTCGAGGACAAGCCCTACAAGATCATCTTCGAGGCCAACAAGTGCTTCGGCGCGGGCAAGTGCGCCGAGGTCTCGACCAACTGGTCGCTTGACCTGGACACCGGTATCGCCCAGCCGAACGCCTACTTCTTCGGGGAGGACGAGCTCGACCACAACGTCGAGGCGGCCGAGATCTGCCCGGCGAAGAAAGACCGTGGTGTCATCCATATCGTCGACCGACGAACCAACGAGGAAATCGCCCCCGACCCGGCCGGTGACGGCAGCCTCTCTGTCGACTGGTGA
- a CDS encoding complex I NDUFA9 subunit family protein encodes MDVLVVGGSGFVGQHLCRELDDRDHDVTALSRDPHDAELPDGVTRKEGDVTDYDSIAGAFEGRDAVVFLPALSPLFKPDGGDEMHEVVHLGGTENCVKAAEEHGVDRFLQMSALGADPDGGTHYLRAKGKAEAVVKNSELDWTIFRPSVVFGDGGEFVYFTKRLKEIFAPAVPLYPLPGGGKKAHFQLIWIDDLVPMLADALEGEEHVGQTYEVGGPETLSLREATELVFAAEGKSITIVPLPMPLAKIGLPVLGSLGFPMGSDQYEGLDFDNTPTTNDVEVFGRDPASLRSFRSYLGVA; translated from the coding sequence ATGGACGTACTTGTAGTCGGCGGCAGTGGTTTCGTTGGACAGCATCTCTGTCGGGAACTCGACGACCGCGACCACGACGTGACCGCTCTGTCACGGGACCCCCACGACGCCGAGCTACCCGACGGCGTCACCCGCAAGGAGGGTGACGTGACCGACTACGACAGCATCGCCGGCGCCTTCGAGGGCCGTGACGCCGTCGTCTTCCTCCCGGCGCTGTCACCGCTGTTCAAGCCCGACGGCGGCGACGAGATGCACGAGGTGGTCCATCTGGGCGGCACCGAGAACTGCGTCAAGGCGGCCGAAGAACACGGCGTGGACCGCTTCCTCCAGATGAGCGCGCTGGGCGCGGACCCCGACGGTGGGACCCATTACCTCCGGGCGAAGGGGAAAGCCGAAGCCGTCGTCAAGAACTCGGAGCTGGACTGGACCATCTTCCGCCCGTCGGTCGTCTTCGGAGACGGCGGCGAGTTCGTCTACTTCACCAAGCGCCTCAAGGAGATATTCGCCCCTGCGGTGCCGCTGTACCCGCTACCCGGCGGCGGCAAAAAGGCCCACTTCCAGCTCATCTGGATAGACGACCTCGTGCCGATGCTCGCCGACGCGCTGGAGGGCGAGGAACACGTCGGCCAGACCTACGAGGTCGGCGGGCCCGAGACGCTGAGTCTCCGGGAGGCCACCGAACTGGTCTTCGCGGCTGAGGGCAAGTCCATCACTATCGTCCCGCTGCCGATGCCCCTGGCCAAAATCGGGCTCCCGGTGCTTGGCTCACTCGGGTTCCCGATGGGGAGCGACCAGTACGAGGGGCTGGACTTCGACAACACGCCCACCACCAACGACGTCGAGGTGTTCGGTCGCGACCCGGCGTCTTTGCGGTCGTTCCGCTCGTATCTCGGGGTGGCCTAG
- a CDS encoding MOSC domain-containing protein has product MPHIDRLTVYPVKGLDSLDVDRSRVRAGGTLEHDREFALLDADGERVNAKQSDRFHTLETSYDPETTTLCVGAPEGREFPLDSEGGRAEAATWLTDALGLDGDLTFDRQPERGHVDRPSMGPSVISTATLSTVADWFDELTVDSVRRRMRANIEVGGVPAFWEDRFVGADAPAFRAGDVRIEGVTPCGRCVVPSRDPDTGEPTPEFREQFLRNRRETFPEWADRDAFDHFYSLMVIARVPEADRGETLSVGDTVDIVE; this is encoded by the coding sequence GTGCCACACATCGACCGACTGACCGTCTATCCGGTGAAGGGACTGGACTCGCTCGACGTCGATCGCTCGCGGGTGCGCGCGGGCGGGACGCTCGAGCACGACCGGGAGTTCGCGTTGCTCGACGCCGACGGCGAGCGCGTCAACGCGAAGCAGTCCGACCGGTTTCACACGCTGGAGACGAGCTACGACCCTGAGACGACGACGCTGTGTGTCGGGGCGCCCGAGGGCCGCGAGTTTCCCCTCGACAGCGAGGGCGGCCGGGCCGAGGCGGCGACGTGGCTCACCGACGCGCTCGGGCTGGACGGCGACCTGACATTCGACCGGCAGCCCGAGCGTGGACACGTCGACCGCCCGTCGATGGGGCCGTCGGTCATCAGTACGGCGACGCTTTCGACTGTCGCCGACTGGTTCGACGAGCTGACCGTCGACAGCGTCCGACGGCGAATGCGCGCCAATATCGAGGTCGGCGGCGTCCCGGCGTTCTGGGAGGACCGCTTCGTCGGTGCGGACGCCCCGGCGTTCCGGGCCGGCGACGTTCGCATCGAGGGGGTCACCCCCTGTGGGCGCTGTGTCGTTCCCTCACGGGACCCCGACACCGGCGAGCCGACCCCCGAGTTCCGCGAGCAGTTCCTCAGGAACCGCCGAGAGACGTTCCCCGAGTGGGCCGACCGGGACGCCTTCGACCACTTCTACTCGCTGATGGTCATCGCCCGTGTCCCCGAGGCCGACCGCGGGGAGACCCTCAGCGTGGGTGACACCGTGGACATCGTCGAGTAA
- a CDS encoding peptidylprolyl isomerase — translation MSDLTATLHTTEGDIEVELYDDRVPNTVENFVGLAEGADDYDAAEVGPGTGAWEDPESGEKRIDPLYNDIEIHRVIDDFMIQMGDPTGTGRGGPGYTFEDEFDDDLTHDEAGILSMANRGPDTNGSQFFITLGATHHLNGKHAVFGKVTDGMDVVEAIGATETDPNDAPTSEILLESVDVHR, via the coding sequence ATGAGCGACCTGACAGCGACGCTCCACACGACAGAGGGCGACATCGAAGTGGAACTGTACGATGACAGAGTCCCGAACACCGTCGAGAACTTCGTCGGGCTGGCCGAGGGCGCCGACGATTACGACGCCGCGGAGGTCGGCCCGGGCACCGGTGCCTGGGAGGACCCGGAGTCGGGCGAGAAGCGAATCGACCCACTGTACAACGACATCGAGATTCATCGCGTCATCGACGACTTCATGATCCAGATGGGTGACCCGACCGGCACCGGTCGCGGCGGCCCGGGCTACACCTTCGAGGACGAGTTCGACGACGACCTGACCCACGACGAGGCCGGCATCCTCAGCATGGCCAACCGCGGCCCCGACACCAACGGCTCGCAGTTCTTCATCACGCTGGGCGCCACGCACCACCTCAACGGCAAGCACGCGGTCTTCGGCAAGGTCACCGACGGCATGGACGTCGTCGAGGCAATCGGTGCGACGGAGACGGACCCGAACGACGCACCCACCTCGGAGATTCTGCTCGAATCCGTCGACGTTCACCGATAG
- a CDS encoding DUF4397 domain-containing protein: MSSDTSRRKVLLGIGTAATVGLAGCGGSDGGGTPTGTGNMTETGTEAEMTEMETEDGETSGTAMVRVSHMSPDAPNVDVYVDGSAVLEDVPFGTTSGYLEVGAGDHDVEITAAGQPDTVVYDDTITVAADTSYTIAAAGEISDGADEAFSPLILEDDTSDPGSDTARLTLAHVSPDAPAVDVTAAGEDTVLFDGVAYSQSGSVEVPAGDYTVQVRGDTDSNDGDVVAEFDVSLAGGEVYTAFASGYLSPDDEPADTPFDLRFAESMSMDDTSDPAMVRVAHMSPDAPNVDVYVDGDEVLSDVAFGAQSGYLEVPAGDRQVKITAAGDESTVVYDEAVTVAAGTAYTVVAAGEISEGADEAFAPLVLEDDNSAPAEGNARLRVVHVSPDAPSVDVTASDGDVVLFDNVPYGESGSTEVGSGTYEVEIRPDSDGNDADPAAEFPDTSLEGGNVYTAYAAGYLSPDDDPGSEGFDLVVTSNAGGM; encoded by the coding sequence ATGTCATCGGATACAAGTCGACGGAAAGTCTTGCTCGGTATCGGAACGGCAGCGACTGTCGGACTCGCCGGCTGTGGGGGCAGCGATGGTGGTGGCACCCCGACGGGAACGGGGAACATGACCGAGACGGGGACCGAGGCCGAGATGACGGAGATGGAGACCGAGGACGGCGAAACGTCGGGGACGGCGATGGTTCGCGTGTCCCACATGTCGCCCGACGCTCCGAACGTCGACGTCTACGTCGACGGGTCGGCGGTGCTCGAAGACGTCCCCTTCGGCACCACGAGCGGCTATCTGGAGGTCGGTGCCGGCGACCACGACGTCGAAATCACCGCCGCCGGACAGCCCGACACCGTGGTGTACGACGACACGATCACGGTAGCCGCCGACACGTCCTACACCATCGCCGCGGCCGGCGAGATAAGCGACGGCGCCGACGAGGCGTTCTCGCCCCTCATCCTCGAGGACGACACCAGCGACCCTGGCAGCGACACGGCTCGGCTCACGCTCGCCCACGTCTCGCCGGACGCACCCGCGGTCGACGTGACCGCCGCGGGCGAGGACACCGTCCTGTTCGATGGCGTCGCCTACAGTCAGTCGGGAAGCGTCGAGGTGCCCGCCGGCGACTACACCGTGCAAGTTCGCGGCGACACCGACAGCAACGACGGTGACGTCGTCGCCGAGTTCGACGTGAGCCTCGCCGGTGGGGAAGTGTACACAGCCTTCGCCTCGGGGTATCTCTCCCCCGACGACGAACCCGCCGACACTCCCTTCGACCTGCGCTTCGCCGAGTCGATGAGCATGGACGACACGTCCGACCCAGCGATGGTCCGTGTGGCTCATATGTCACCCGACGCACCCAACGTCGACGTCTACGTCGACGGCGACGAGGTTCTCAGCGACGTCGCATTCGGTGCCCAGAGCGGCTATCTGGAGGTCCCCGCGGGCGACCGCCAGGTGAAGATAACCGCCGCCGGCGACGAGAGCACGGTCGTCTACGACGAGGCAGTCACCGTGGCGGCGGGGACGGCCTACACCGTCGTCGCGGCCGGAGAAATCAGCGAGGGCGCCGACGAAGCGTTCGCGCCGCTCGTGCTGGAGGACGACAACAGCGCCCCGGCCGAGGGCAACGCCCGACTCCGCGTGGTTCACGTCTCGCCCGACGCCCCCAGCGTCGACGTCACAGCCAGTGACGGCGACGTCGTGCTGTTCGACAACGTCCCCTACGGCGAATCCGGCAGTACCGAAGTCGGGTCGGGCACCTACGAGGTCGAGATTCGGCCCGACAGCGACGGTAACGACGCGGACCCGGCCGCGGAGTTCCCGGACACGAGCCTCGAGGGCGGGAACGTCTACACCGCCTACGCGGCCGGCTACCTCTCGCCGGACGACGATCCCGGGTCGGAAGGGTTCGACCTGGTCGTCACGTCCAACGCCGGCGGGATGTAG
- a CDS encoding tubulin/FtsZ family protein: protein MKLAMIGFGQAGGKIVDKFLEYDEKTGSGIVRSAVAVNTAKADLLGLEHIPEENRVLIGQARVKGHGVGADNELGAEIAEEDIDEVQGAIDNIPVHEVDAFLVVAGLGGGTGSGGSPVVAKHLKRIYTEPVYGLGVLPGSDEGGIYTLNAARSFQTFVREVDNLMVFDNDAWRQTGESVEGGYDHINEEIVRRFGVLFGAGEVEAGDNIAESVVDSSEIINTLDGGGVSTVGYASEDVEVDSSGGGLLSRFKGDSDGGDDGMDTANTTNRITSLVRKAALGRLTLPCEIEGTERALLVMAGPPKHLNRKGIERGRKWLEEQTGSMEVRGGDYPTNAPKVAASILLAGVHNVPRIKELQQVAIEAQDNIDDIRQQSEDNLENLVEDDEDELDPLF from the coding sequence ATGAAACTCGCGATGATCGGCTTCGGGCAGGCCGGTGGCAAAATCGTGGACAAATTCCTCGAGTACGACGAGAAGACGGGCTCGGGAATCGTCCGCTCGGCCGTGGCGGTCAACACGGCCAAAGCTGACCTGCTGGGGCTAGAACACATTCCGGAGGAGAATCGGGTGCTAATCGGACAGGCCCGCGTCAAGGGCCACGGCGTGGGCGCCGACAACGAACTGGGCGCTGAAATCGCCGAGGAGGACATCGACGAGGTCCAGGGGGCCATCGACAACATCCCCGTCCACGAGGTCGACGCGTTCCTCGTCGTCGCCGGGCTGGGCGGCGGGACCGGGTCCGGTGGGTCGCCGGTCGTCGCGAAACACCTCAAACGCATCTACACCGAACCCGTCTACGGGCTCGGCGTCCTGCCGGGCAGCGACGAGGGTGGTATCTACACCCTCAACGCCGCCAGGTCGTTCCAGACGTTCGTCCGCGAGGTGGACAACCTCATGGTGTTCGACAACGACGCCTGGCGCCAGACCGGCGAGTCCGTCGAGGGCGGCTACGACCACATCAACGAGGAGATCGTCCGCCGCTTTGGCGTCCTCTTCGGCGCGGGCGAAGTCGAAGCCGGCGACAACATCGCCGAGAGCGTCGTCGACTCCTCCGAGATCATCAACACGCTCGACGGCGGCGGCGTCTCCACCGTCGGCTACGCCTCCGAGGACGTCGAGGTCGACTCCAGCGGTGGCGGACTGCTCTCGCGGTTCAAGGGCGACAGCGACGGCGGCGACGACGGGATGGACACGGCCAACACCACCAACCGCATCACCTCGCTTGTCCGCAAGGCCGCCCTCGGGCGGCTGACGCTGCCCTGTGAAATCGAGGGCACCGAGCGCGCGCTGCTCGTGATGGCCGGGCCGCCCAAACACCTCAACCGGAAGGGTATCGAGCGGGGCCGCAAGTGGCTCGAAGAGCAGACCGGCTCGATGGAAGTGCGTGGCGGGGACTACCCGACCAACGCCCCGAAGGTCGCCGCCTCCATTCTGCTTGCTGGCGTCCACAACGTTCCCCGCATCAAGGAGCTCCAGCAGGTCGCCATCGAAGCCCAGGACAACATCGACGACATCCGCCAGCAAAGCGAAGATAACTTAGAGAACTTGGTTGAAGACGATGAAGATGAACTCGATCCACTATTCTAG